One Acidimicrobiales bacterium genomic window, TGCTCTGCATCACCCCTTCGACCTCCCCGGCCCGGAAGTGGACGGTGTAGCTGTCCTCGGCCGACCACGGATGGTCCGAGACGACGTTGAGCCCGGCGCTCACTCCGGATATCTCGCCGAGCGTGGTGCGCACCTGGTCGATCACGTGAGCGGCGTGGGCGCCGAGCCAGCCCCCGCTCTGGCCGGCGTCGGACCACCAGTCGGGCACGGCGGCGGCGGGGTCGGCCAGCAGGGGCATGTGGAGCATGAACGTGGCCAGGCGGGGGGTGCCGATCATCCCGTCGGCCACCGCCCGCCGGAGCAGGGCCTGCCCGGAGGCGAAACGGAACTCCGTGCCCACCAGATGGACCACCCCCGCCGCCTCGGCCGCCGCCAGCATGGCCCGCGCCTCGGCGGTGTCCCGGGCAAAGGGCTTTTCGCACACCACGTGCCGGCCGCTCCCCACGACCTCCTCGACGATGGCCCGGTGGGTGGCGGGCGGCGTGGCCACCGTGACCACCTCCACGTCGTCGCGCCCCAGGGCGTCGGCCAGCGCCGTGCACGGGTGCGGCACATCGAAGCGCCGGGCCCGCTCCGTCGTGCGCCCGGGGTCCCGGCCGACCAGCGCCACCACCTCGAAGCCGGCGGCGCGCAGGGCGCGCACGTGGGTCAGGCAGCCGAAGCCGGTGCCGACCACGGCCGCGCCCGGTCCCCGCGGGGCGGCGCTCATCCGAGGCGCTCCGCCAGCAGGCGGCGCTGCACCTGGTTGGTGGACGCCGTGCGGGGCAGGGTGTCGACGACCGCCAGCCGGCGGGGGTGCTTGAAGCGGGCCAGCCGGCCGGCGCAGTGGGCCTGGAGCTCGGACAGCTCGGGCGGCGCCGCTCCGTCGGCGGGGACGACGACGGCGCACACCACCTCCCCCCACTGGGCATCGGGCAGGCCGACCACCGCCACGTCGGCCACCTGCGGATGCATCGTCAGCACCTGCTCCACCTCCAGGGGGGAAACCGTCTCTCCGCCGGTGCGGATGACGTCGCGGGCCCGGCCGACGATGGTGAGGTAGCCCTCGTCGTCGACCTCGGCCAGATCTCCGGTCCGATACCACCCGTCGACGACCGCCTCGGCCGTGGCGGCGGGGTCGTCGTAGTAGCCGTCGAACAGCAGGGGACCGCGCACCCACAGCTCCCCGGTGACGTCGATGCGCACGTCGGCGGTGGGGACGACGACGCCGCAGCTGCCGGGCTTGCGCGTCACGTCGCCGTCCTCGAGCATCGCCACCGGGCCGGCCTCGGTGGAGCCGTAGAACACGCGCAGGTTGGCGTTCGGCATGGCGGCGCGGATGGCCTCGAGCAGCTCGAGGGGCGTGGCCGACGTCCCGGTGTCGGCGACGCGGACCGACGACAGGTCCAGTGCCTGGCCGGCGGCGGTCTGCACGTGGTCGAGCAGGCGGCGCCAGATGGCCGGGATGCAGTTGAGCCGGGTGGCGCGGTGGTCCTGGATGGCGGCGCCCAGGGCAGCGGCGTCGAAGGCCGACAGCAGGACGACGCGGTCCCGGGCCTGCCACTGCTGCAGGGCAATGGTCCACGCCCCCATGTGGAACAGCGGGTACGGGCACACCATGGCGCCGCGCGGCTCGAGCAGGGCCCCCGGGTGGGTGCGCAGGTAGCTCACCCGGTGCGAGATCACCACCCCCTTGGGGCGGCCGGTGCTGCCGCTGGTGAAGAAGATGACGTGGGGGTCGTCCTCCCGCAGCTGCCCGCACGAGAGATCGGCAGCGGCGTCCTCTTGCGCCGCCGCTGCGGCCAGGTCGGCCAGCCCGAGAGCGGTGGCTCCGGCTCGGGCCGCCACCTGCTGCGCCGCCTCGGCCCGGTCGGGGTCGAACACGAGGACGGCGGGGCACACCGCCGCCGCCACCGGCGCCGCCTCCCCGGCGGAGAGGGCCGAGCTCAGCGGGGCAAAGACGGCCCCGAGCTTGGCCGCCCCGGCGAAGACCTTGAGGGTGTCGAGGTTGGTGGCGCTCCACACCACCACCCGGTCCCCCCGGCCCACCCCCCGGGCCGCCAGAGCGCGGCCATAGGAGTTGGCCCCGGCGTCGAGATCGGAGAAGGTCAGCTCCGCCCCGTCCAGCGCCGCCGCCACCCGCCCGGGCACGGAGCGCGCCGCGCTGCGGAAGACGTCCCCGATCAGCAGGTCGCCGGCCGGCATCTCGAGCGGTAGCCCCCTCCTCCGACTCCAGAACATTGTTCTGGACAATCCAGAACAGGATTGTATGTTGAAGGGCGATGGTGCGCACGCCCGAGCTGAGCCAGGCCGTGGTCCGCCGCTCCCTCGAGCGGTCCATGGCCCAGCGGGAGCAGTCGTACGTCCAGGAGGTGCAGCGGATCGTCGACGCCACCTACCGGCTGGTGGCCCGCACCGGCAGCTTCGATCCCCGCCTCCGGGACATCCTGCGGGAGTCGGGCCTGTCGACCCAGGCCTTCTACAAGCACTTCCGCTCCAAGGACGAGCTGATGCTGGTGCTGCTCGACGACGGCCGCCGCCGCCTGGTCGGCTACCTGGCCCACCGGATGGAGAAGGAGGGGACGCCCGAGGGCCGGGTCCGGGCGTGGATCGAGGGCGTGCTGGCCCAGGCCGCCGACCCCGACGTGGCGGCGCGCACCCGCCCCTTCCTGGCCCATCAGGACCGGTTGGCGGAGCAGTTCCCCGAGGAGCAGCAGGAGGCGGTCGACCTGCTCTTGGGCCTGCTGGCCGATGCCGTGGCCGACCTGCCCGGCGGCCGCAGCGCCGCCGCCGCCCGCCGCGACGCCCGGGCCGTCTACGAGGTCAGCTTCGGCACCCTGCACGCCCACGTCAGCCGGGGCACCCGCCCCTCGGCCGCCGAGACCGACCATTTGGTGCAGTTCTGCCTCAAGGGGATCGGGGCCCCCTAGTCCCCGGCGGCGCCGCTCGGGCGGCCCGGAACGAACTACGAAAAGGAGAGCGATGCCGGCAGAGCGAGTCCTCGGGGGAGTGGCCACCAAGGTTCTCCTGGACAACGACCGGGTGCGGATCTGGGAGATGCGCCTCGACCCGGGGCAGGACAGCGCCGTGCACAGGCACGACCTCGACTACGTCCTCGTGCAGATCGACGGTGACCGCATCGCCGGCGTGCCCGAGCCCGACTCCCAGGGCCAGTACAACGAGTACATCGAGGCCGACGTGGCCCCGGGCAACGCCATCTACATCGGGCGCGGCGGCGTGGAGACGGCGCGCAACGTCGGCAAGAAGCCGTACTACGAGATCCTGATCGAGCTCAAGGACTGACCCGTCCCGGCCCGCCCGTGGCCGTGGTAGACACCGCTGTTCCCACGGGGGGGCGGACGAAGGAGGAGCGGTGGCATACCCGCTGGATCCTGGAGGCGTGAACGACTACCCGGTCAAGGCCGGCAGCGCCCTGGTCACGATGGTCGATCCCCACAAGGGGTTCGAGAAGGCCTACAACCGCTGGTACGAGAGGGACCACTACTACGCCGGCTGCATGATCGGTCCGTACCTCTTCGCCGGCAGCCGGTGGATCGCGCCCCGGTTCCTCCGCGACCTGCGCTGGCCGAAGACGGAGAAGGTGGCCCAGCCCTACGACGCCGGCGCCTACGTCTCGATCTACTGGGTCGAGAAGGGTCACCACGAGGAGCACTTCGACCAGTGGGCCCTCCCGCAGGTGCACTGGCTGTACTCCAACAACCGGGGCTTCGCCGAGCGCAGCCACGTCCACACCGTGGTGGTGGATCACGTCGGCGCCAACTACCGCGACGACGACCCGGTGCCGGTCGACCTGGCCCTCGACCACGGCTATCCCGGCATCGTGGTGGCGTGGTTCGACGGACGCGACGGCCGGACGGCGGCGGACCTGCACCGCGACCTGTCTGCGAGCATCATCCCCGACGCCCTGTCCGGCTCGGCCATCGAGATCGCCTCGTCGTGGACGCCGCACGCACCGTCCGAGGAGGTCTCGTCGGGTAGCCCGATGCCCCTCGGCACCCCGGCCGGCGGCACCAACCGGCTGCTGCAGATCCTGTTCGTGGACGGGGACGTCCGCGAGGCGTTGAAGGGACTGCGCGACTACACCGACGCCGTCGAGAAGGCGGGCGTGGCCGACACCCAGCTGGTGGCCCCGTTCTTCCGGACCACTCCGGGCCGGGACACCTACCTGGACCAGCTCTGGTAGCCGCGGCCCGGCCCGCCCCCGCGGCCCGGGCCGGTCAGCCGAAGTGGGCCGCCACCTCGGTGCGGAACATCTCGAGGGTGTCGAGGGTGCGCTCGACCGGACCCATCGTCCAGTCGGGAACGATCAGTTCCTCGACGCCGACCGCCTGGTAGGCGCCGACCCGGTCGGTCACCTCGGCCGGGGTCCCGACCAGCACCGGCCGGCCCGGGCCCTGGTCCCGGAAGCGGGCCAGCCACGACTCGTCCTTGCTCAGGAACACCATCGCCTGCGTCGAGCGGCGGATCGTGCCCGGGTCGCGCCCGATCTCCTCGCAGTAGCCGTCGAGCAGCCCGCTCTTGTGCTTGAACACGTCGGGGGTGGTCCAGGCGTTCCATTCGTCGGCGTAGCGGGCGGCGACGGGCAGCGTCCGCTTCTCGCCGGCGCCGCCGACGAGCAGGGGAAGGTGGCCCTCGTGGCGCTTGGGCTCACAGGGCGCGTCGGTCAGGCGGTAGTACCGGCCCGAGTAGGTGGTGCGCGTCTCTCGCAGCAACGAGCTCACGACCGCGCACGCCTCCTCCAGCCGGTCCACCCGCTCCCCGGGCGCCGGCAGGTCTATGCCGTAGGCGGCGTGCTCGTTGACCTGCCACCCCGCACCGAGGCCGAGGACCAGGCGCCCGCCGCTCATGTGGTCGATGGTGGCGGCGGTGTTCGCCAGCACGGCCGGGTGCCGGTAGAGGTTCCCGGACACCAGAGAGCCGAGCCGGAGCCGTTCCGTCCGGGCGGCCAGCCCGGCCAGCACCGACCAGCACTCGAGATAGGCGCCGTCGCTCGGCCGGCCCTCCGGATCGTCGGGCATGAAGTGGTCGGCGTAGTACGCCCCGTCCCACCCCGTCTCGTCGCACCGCTCGACGATCTCGCGGACCTGGTCCCATGTCCGCTGCGGGTTCGGCCACACACTGAAGCGCATCGGGGGAGCCTAAAGGAGCGCTCGGCGCACCTCCGGGGCGGCGTCGGCGTCGGCGCCGGCCGGGCACCGGCCCGTGATCCGCTCCATGCATTCGGCGAACTCGGCCAGGTCCACTCCCCGCAAGTGGTCCATGACGTGCTCCCGCACCCCCCGCAGGTGGGTGACGTAGGCCTCCCGCAGCTTGGCCAGGCCGCCGTCGGTGAGCCGGGCGTAGCTGCCCCGGGCGTCGGACGGGCACTTGGTGCGCTCGACCAGGCCCTGGCGGACGAGGCGGTCCACCACCCGGGTCATCCCCGAGAGTGACAGGGCGGCCCGGTCGGCCAGGTCGGTCATGCGCAGGGCCTGCTCCGGCTCCTCGGACAGGTTCACGAGCACGACGTATTCCGCCATGGTCAGGCGGTGCTCCGCCTCCAGCTCGGACTCGAGGACCCGGGGCAGGACGATCATCGCCCGGGCCACGGCCCGCCACGCCCGCTCCTCGGCGGGGTCCAGGGGCACCACCCGCGGTGGGCGGGGGGAGGTCGGGGTGGACGCCGGCATGTCCGCCATTATAGTTGCTTGACGAAGCAAGTGCGAGGGTATACGATGTTGTTGCTTGCTCAAGCATTAAAGGAGATCGCCAGATGACCACTGAGACCGACACCACCGCCCAGACCTCGCCCGCCGGGACCGTCACCGGCCAGTACCAGATCGACCCCGCCCACAGCCGCCTCGGCTTCGTGGCCCGGCACGCCATGGTGACCAAGGTCCGGGGGAAGTTCAACGACTTCTCCGGGAGCCTCTACCTGGACGAGGCCGACCCGAGCCGCTCCACCGCCGAGGTGACCGTGCAGATGGGTACCGTCGAGACCGGCCAGCCCCAGCGCGACGAGCACCTGCGCACCAGCGACTTCTTCGAGGTCGAGAAGTACCCGACCATGACCTTCAAGTCGACCAAGGCCGAGCGC contains:
- a CDS encoding Gfo/Idh/MocA family oxidoreductase, whose product is MSAAPRGPGAAVVGTGFGCLTHVRALRAAGFEVVALVGRDPGRTTERARRFDVPHPCTALADALGRDDVEVVTVATPPATHRAIVEEVVGSGRHVVCEKPFARDTAEARAMLAAAEAAGVVHLVGTEFRFASGQALLRRAVADGMIGTPRLATFMLHMPLLADPAAAVPDWWSDAGQSGGWLGAHAAHVIDQVRTTLGEISGVSAGLNVVSDHPWSAEDSYTVHFRAGEVEGVMQS
- a CDS encoding AMP-binding protein; the protein is MPAGDLLIGDVFRSAARSVPGRVAAALDGAELTFSDLDAGANSYGRALAARGVGRGDRVVVWSATNLDTLKVFAGAAKLGAVFAPLSSALSAGEAAPVAAAVCPAVLVFDPDRAEAAQQVAARAGATALGLADLAAAAAQEDAAADLSCGQLREDDPHVIFFTSGSTGRPKGVVISHRVSYLRTHPGALLEPRGAMVCPYPLFHMGAWTIALQQWQARDRVVLLSAFDAAALGAAIQDHRATRLNCIPAIWRRLLDHVQTAAGQALDLSSVRVADTGTSATPLELLEAIRAAMPNANLRVFYGSTEAGPVAMLEDGDVTRKPGSCGVVVPTADVRIDVTGELWVRGPLLFDGYYDDPAATAEAVVDGWYRTGDLAEVDDEGYLTIVGRARDVIRTGGETVSPLEVEQVLTMHPQVADVAVVGLPDAQWGEVVCAVVVPADGAAPPELSELQAHCAGRLARFKHPRRLAVVDTLPRTASTNQVQRRLLAERLG
- a CDS encoding TetR/AcrR family transcriptional regulator encodes the protein MVRTPELSQAVVRRSLERSMAQREQSYVQEVQRIVDATYRLVARTGSFDPRLRDILRESGLSTQAFYKHFRSKDELMLVLLDDGRRRLVGYLAHRMEKEGTPEGRVRAWIEGVLAQAADPDVAARTRPFLAHQDRLAEQFPEEQQEAVDLLLGLLADAVADLPGGRSAAAARRDARAVYEVSFGTLHAHVSRGTRPSAAETDHLVQFCLKGIGAP
- a CDS encoding TIGR03560 family F420-dependent LLM class oxidoreductase codes for the protein MRFSVWPNPQRTWDQVREIVERCDETGWDGAYYADHFMPDDPEGRPSDGAYLECWSVLAGLAARTERLRLGSLVSGNLYRHPAVLANTAATIDHMSGGRLVLGLGAGWQVNEHAAYGIDLPAPGERVDRLEEACAVVSSLLRETRTTYSGRYYRLTDAPCEPKRHEGHLPLLVGGAGEKRTLPVAARYADEWNAWTTPDVFKHKSGLLDGYCEEIGRDPGTIRRSTQAMVFLSKDESWLARFRDQGPGRPVLVGTPAEVTDRVGAYQAVGVEELIVPDWTMGPVERTLDTLEMFRTEVAAHFG
- a CDS encoding MarR family transcriptional regulator; protein product: MPASTPTSPRPPRVVPLDPAEERAWRAVARAMIVLPRVLESELEAEHRLTMAEYVVLVNLSEEPEQALRMTDLADRAALSLSGMTRVVDRLVRQGLVERTKCPSDARGSYARLTDGGLAKLREAYVTHLRGVREHVMDHLRGVDLAEFAECMERITGRCPAGADADAAPEVRRALL
- a CDS encoding YceI family protein; translated protein: MTTETDTTAQTSPAGTVTGQYQIDPAHSRLGFVARHAMVTKVRGKFNDFSGSLYLDEADPSRSTAEVTVQMGTVETGQPQRDEHLRTSDFFEVEKYPTMTFKSTKAERNGQDNYRLTGDLTIKGVSRPVTLDIEYNGLVRDPFGNDRAGFEARTVINRKDWGLTWNAALEAGGVMVSDKITLELDIAAVRTPTEA